Part of the Mangifera indica cultivar Alphonso chromosome 4, CATAS_Mindica_2.1, whole genome shotgun sequence genome, AAGAAATTTCACTAtctaaaattgattaattgagaatttaacttggaaataatttaattttagagtttattttaactgatttaaattcatatatttagatcaattcaaattcaatttgtttgatCAAAACTTAAATAGTTTAAATCACATTTAATCTTAATCAACTGTTATTGATGTTTCTCTGATAAAAGAAGCTCAGAGCATGTGAGCCTTCTATCTCTAGTGTGATGGTATGGTTTTGTAAAGCTTACGTCCATTgaaaagaattatatataatgtatcatcCAAATTCAGTAGATTAATTGAAGCAAAGACACagaattttatcaaaaatttgttTCTATATGGAGCTCTTTCACGAGTGCCAAATGGGTCTTCTCTTTGAACCTGTCAATACAGCCTAGATCCATAATTCTGTATGATGCGATTGCCAAGACCAGCTGAAAGCAGCACATATTGCATAGCCACATCTATAGACAACTAGAACCCACATGGACGATGGCATCGTATTAAATTGTAGGCGAGATGAGAATATGAATATAAACATACAAGAGAAAGTTTGGGGGATTCCATCTTCTAGAAGTGGGCAATTTGGTATGTTAAGGTGGTCCAGTGGAGGAGCAACTTCTGGTTGTGGCTGGAACACATCCACATGAATTGAATTGGGCTGGGTCCAATTTCACACCAATCAAGATTTCCTGAAtcttctctctctcacacacacacacacgcacacgcACATGTGCTCCTTCATTATTCCAATTGTATGCAGTTTCAAATAATGTTTTATGACCTAGTTCCATTCTTAACCCAATTATGTGGTCTGCTCAGGTTTGTCTTGGTCACATCGGCTGAACGGTTTAAATAAGCATTGATATAGTatataaccaaacaaaattgtAGTGCATATTCCTCACCAACTATGTGGGGAATCAAATCTTAACTatcacaaaattttgaaaaatgttagaTTGACAAACGattgaattacaatttaacATGGGTTAGACATTTCGATTATATGACAAACCAATCAACTACTTAAATGATTTCATCATTTAACTGAATTAAACTAATTATCGTATTCCAACTCAATATAGGtttcaaaacaataatttaaaaaagtgcttaaaaaaaatctatttagaTAGTTATTATTTCTAAGATTATGTTGAGTTTTAAAATCTCCCATCCTCAAAAAAATACGTCCACATCTTAATATGACAAAATTTCAACCcctcaacttttagaattcataCATACAGCCTAACACCAAACTTCAAATAAtggataatatataaatatttaaattatgaaattcaattattctttctttaaacTAAAATCAAGTTAACAGTTTATATCTCAAACTTGAGATCAAGCTTATAATTTTCGAACTAAGTCTTAATTAAACCCAATAATATTTAGTTTCACTCGATTTGATTGCTATTCAAGATACtaatatattgtgtttagagtTGGTTTAGCTCAAGTTATCTTATTgtgattataaataaactctTTGGGGTAAATCAACCAATTGTATTAACCGAATCTGACAAAAAATCCAAGCGAACTGAATAGAAAAGTTGGAAAAAGCTTAAATGGATTTGAGTTCGGAAGAACATATGATGTCAGAATACTTTATACATAGAAAAGGAAACAGTgaaaagtaaagaagaaattTGGAGTTTAACCTAGAATGGTAGaagtaaaaccaaaaaaatgagCAAGTCACCGGAGTCCATGAGTGGTGTGGACTGGTAAAGAACTAGGGTTACCAGAAGGTAATAATATGAGCAACAATGTTGGACAGAAAGAAAATTGCCAATCTCATGCTTTGTGCTGTCCTTTCAGTTTCACCATGTGCATTTTTCACATGTTCTTACTTTTGGGTCCTGCTGGTACGGCCTCtgtctctctctgtctctccctttcttttttgttttcatttaatcATCTTTGATTTCAGTGAGTCATGTGCATTTTCGTACCAAGGTTTCATGTTAAATACCGTTTACAccactaaatatataaattatactttttcatttaaaatattcgTAACAATAtaaatacctattttaaatatataaatatatatatttaaatttattattatatatttagatgttattttatttttaatttaaaatcactcaatcgtatgataacatatattaaatatgtatatatttataaattcaaaatatgtatatatgattttattattaaagatattaccctattaaaaaaataaatggttCAAGGAAAagggtaattttattatttaaaaattaaaaaaataacttttttacgTATCTTAATCATAGTTAAATCTTTAAAACctcttattcaatttttgtaatttaaatttaaaaaccctaattgtTATAATTGTCACCTACAAGAATCATCATCCACCCAAATTAAGACCCACCGTAATAGTCACCACCCAAATCCACAAGAATTGTCAAACATGacaattagatatttttataagtttaaaaacctATAAAAAAATCCCTATAATTTAAGTTTGGAAACATAACctatataattgttatttatccAAACTCAAACCTATCAAAACTGCCACCCACCCAAATATACAAAAACCATTTAAAAGAAGAATATGATGAAagtgaaatgagaaaaataatgtGTTGATATATGCAAAAGACAATGTTAATTTTGGGTGAtgtgaaaatttataaaaatgaaatagttagagtaatatggtaatttaattttcttaacactgtgttgaaattattttatgttaatgaAGTTAGACTTTGGATGGAAAACTGTGATTTATACAATTAGCATGTAAAAGTGTTTTGAGGCCAAACTCTGAGGGGGCAAAGGAAATCAGCCCTGTGGTGGCAAAGTGACAAGGCTTTCATTGTTCTCATTGTTTAAATTGGTCAAACTTTTTCCCTTTTACCTGATTCCCAAATGCCAATCCCATCTCCACCTTTGATGTGATCTGATTGGTGGTTATGATCATCTTATCTAACCGACCTGCCAACCTTTTACTGTACATCCCACACCCACTAGATCCACATGCCTCTGTCCCACCCTTTGTTATTTACCTTCATCCAAACACCCCCACGAAATTCTTTTCATTCTAAATTTTATGGTAATTCGTTGAATTAAATTCGTATGTGAAATTGTTTGCGTTGTGTTAATATGAATAATACCTTATACAAGAATTCACCCAAGGAGAAGTATATAGAATCAAAAGTGCAATTCTATTCAGAAAAATAGGACACAATAAGATTATTGCTCTGTTATTGATTGTTCTTTAAGTAATTTCGATAAAATAAAGAGCgtttggtttaaataatattttattgttaaaaataaaagattaccttaaaaatagataacttaaaaaattaataagtataaataattattatatgtgataaaatttagtaaaaaatgacaagtataaataataattgtatttagttaaaggtaataaaataatacttagatattattttatttaaatatttttagatataattattttaaaatatatttcaaattacttataatattaattaaaaatgagcgTATTTTAGTCATAAaagattgataaataaaaataaaattattataaaataaaaattatgctaataatctttaaatacttacaGTGAAgatagtaatcaaattaccatttatattatctattatatcataattggtaatatattatttatcacatcatcattagtaatataatattatcataatattttattattgaaaaaccaaataagatgatataaataataaaaaatagattatcaaagtaatatttatatatcacaaACCAAACTACCCTAAAAACGTAATATGCACAATAtactctaaaccctaaaccctagtCAGTAAAGTCTTGAAATTATAGAACAATAAGAAAggttaattatgtaattatataaaaatatttaatcaggATTTAGTATATTAAGTCTGGGTATCTAACGAATTTAGTTCATTGTGTTTTCTTCAAAAGATATAAGATAATGACCGTTTTATAATGATACGGGGATAAAGATAGAATATTATGTcagaattatgaataaaaatgataCGTTAAGGGATAATGAAAATGATTGATATTAAGTCCCACACTTTTTGGTACAtttgaataaaaagatttttacCTATATTCTGGATTGATCTACACGTTGAAGATGTGTTTAATCTTTGTAAGTTAATTGTATAACTAATCACCTTTTTTATATTACtcttgtatattattttttgagaaGTCTGATCGTACAACAATATTCGTTCAATTAGATGActtctcctttcttttttatGGACAAAATATCATGAGTTTAATTCTTTAAAGTCATGAACGTtgcattaataaataattaaccaTGAGAATCAAAACAAGTAAAAGATAACCCTAAATCAGAGAGAAAACTTGTAGGGACAATCTTTTAACCGAATATTGGAATCTCTTTGCTTTAGAGGACCTATAATGAAAAGTTCTAAATTGAGACTAAAAGCAATTTTTAGTATGTGAATGTGATTAATAAAGTTGGAAATGAGACAGATACACCACTGTCACTTAAATATAGTAAGAAGTACATATTATGAAATTGAaggaaagaataatattatgggTACCTTTTAAAATGTAGTCTTTTCATCTCAGATTACAATTATTTAagaaatagtaatattatatgtaaaaatgaTGCGCCAATTGTTCGTATGAAAATAGgccaacaataataataaaaaaaattggcgAAATTGAGAGACAGGAAATCATATACAGTTTGGCAGAATCCTGGTAGATATGGAAAACAGATAAATGAGATCTATAGTTTCCTTCAATATTGACTACCCAAAAGCACAACAAAATCCAACTGGATTTTTCCACTGATAACTTTCATTCGAATAGATAGATTTTTCCCTTTAAGCCAAAGGAATTCCCTTAAGCACAGCAAAATCCTGCTACATTTTCAGATAAAAAGAAGCTTGTCTCTCTTTTCTGTGCCACCAGTCCACATTGCTTTGTGTATTGCCAAAAAGGCCTATGGCACTGGCAATGCCCTCTCaaacttcaattttaattatgaacCAGCCATTGAATTATATACTATGTTTGTTATAATGAAAGCCAGGCCTGCctataaaaagggaaaagagaaaaaggggtGACTTTAAACAGTTTGCAATGTTGGTGAAAGAAACATAGAGTAGAGGCAGCTAGCCAGCCAGCCAGCCGCCTTGTGAAGAGCACCCCAGTCATAAAACAGCCTCACAAAGACGACGAGAAGGGAAAAGGCAGGACCCACTTGAGCCAGCGACTAACGCGGATGATGACAGTGCCATCcctctctcttttattttttatttgtggtgtatttataaatattttgtttgtacTTTGTTAATTGTTGGGTTATCTTGTGTATTATGTCCCTCCAAAATTTTTCGTCCAACTCAAGAGCCGCCACCACCACCCAACAAACACACAACACACAACACAAAACCACAGCCAAATTCAGAAACGCGCAGCTCAGACAGCCccatttcttgttttttctATAGCCCTTCTTCAGTTTCGCTTCTTAAATTCATAATCTTTACTGTCGTTATTCAAAAATGGATTGCTGGACTTCATCTGTTAGCGTTGATGATGAGTTTGAGAAGCTTGTGCTACGAGTGAACCCTCCAAGGTatctttatttcttaaattttcatgtTAATTTGGTTCCACTTTTTGTTGTATCAAATTTGgcttctttttgtttgtttttcgtAAAAAATTTTCCCTTTCTTGAGATGAAATGATGGCGCTTGAAAGATTTTGCTTTAAAGATACGTGATTTTGTTTCTTGGTGATGTGGGATTTACAGGGTCACTGTTGATAACACCTCAAGCAGAGAGGCTACTCTGATAAAGGTGCTTGCTTGAATTCTCTGGAATTCTCTGGttatattataaacaaattcttgacgatttttgttttattttttttcctctttcaatGTTTTCCAGGTTGATAGTGCAAATAAGCGTGGAAGTTTGTTAGAAGTTGTTCAGGTTTTGAATGATATGAATCTCATAATTCGTCGAGCTTACATTTCTTCAGATGGAGAGTGGTTCATGGATGGTAAGCTTTTGATTTTCAAGGGCTTAGCCTTATAAATTTGTGTTCTTTTTGTTGTATGAGTTGGGATTAATTTCATTGTTCTATGCAGTCTTTCATGTTACAGATCAGCATGGAAACAAACTCTCTGAAGATGTTGTGGCTGAAAGAATTCAACAGGTAGATCTACAGAAACCTTGATTTCTCGTAACTCTGAAGTTTTTTGGAAGATGGTTACATAGAGATCCAAGTTGGAGTGGACTTGAGAATACAGTTTTGATTTCTATTGTTTTTTGACAGACActtagagttttttttctttgttttgaatACTTTAGGTGCCAAAATGACACCTCAGAATAGATTCCATTGGTTTTAACTATTTTCTGGAACTATTATGGAATCAAATGTTGCCCGTTTCATTTGATAGATTAATAGTATCCTTTCTTCCTTTAGTTCTCTATAGCCTAGACTAGAGATTGGTTATAGCACATTCATACTAAAAAATTGCTATATATTGTTCTAATTCTAAAGCCATGACAGACTCCTTTCTttacaaaagagaaagaaaatcataaagAGGACAAATAACAGTGTTCATAAAGCCTTTGTTGAGTGCTTAAATGCTGGGGAAAGAAACATGTTTGGTTGAGTTGTATGTAGGTACAGATTCGGTACTTAGAGTGGTCACTGCACACTTAATTGCTAGTTGGCCCCAATGTCTAGCTAACAATAACTTGTAAATTGATGGCCTTAATTGCTGTGTGATGTCCTAGCTAAAATATTTGAGGATCCATTTGTCTTCCATGTGATGTTAATAATTGAACTTACATCTTACAGTCACTGGGACGAAGGGCTCGAAGCTTCCGATCCTTAAGAAGGTCTGTGGGTGTTCAAGCTGCCCCAGAGCACACAACCATAGAACTGACAGGGAGAGATCGGCCAGGTCTGCTTTCAGAGGTTTTTGCTGTTCTTGCTGACCTCAAATGTAATGTGGTAGCTGCAGAAGTCTGGACCCATAATTCTAGAATGGCATCAGTGGTTTATATTACTAGTGAAGCTACTGGACTGCCAATTGACGATCTTGATACACTTGCTAAAATCAAACAGCTTCTTTTATATGTTCTCAAAGGGGATAGAGATAAGCAGAGTGCCAATACGGCTGTTTCTGTGGGTTCCACTCATAAGGAAAGGAGGCTGCATCAAATGTTGTATGCTGATCGTGATTATGATATGAATGATACTAGTGGGTCAGCACGTGAGCGATGCAAACCTCTTGTTACTGTTGAAAATGTCTCAGACAAGGGATATACTGTTGTGAACTTGAGGTGCCCAGACCGCCCTAAACTACTGTTTGATACAGTTTGCACATTGACGGATATGCAATATGTGGTGTACCATGCAACTGTCATAGCTGAAGGACCAGAGGCATCCCAGGTTGCCCTTAAAATCAGTTCCTTTTCCAATTTCTGATTGACTTTTTACATTTGATTTAAGAATGAACTTTGCCTTCCCAAAGTTATTAGCAAGGCTTTGAGATTGTCAAATGGTACCAATTTGGAGCATGTCATATTAATATTGGCTTAACTATTGTGTGATAGGAATATTACATCAGGCATATGGATGGGAACCCTATTAGTTCTGAAGCAGAGAGACAAAGGGTAGTAAATTGCTTGGAGGCTGCAATCAAGAGGCGAGCTTCTGAGGTATAGAGGCATTTGGAGGTCTTAATTCAGATTTTAGTTTCCATATCTTGTCTGCCCCTTCATAATTTGGTGTCATTGCATTGTTTGTTTCACAGGGTATAAGTCTAGAACTTTGTTGTGAAGACAGAGTTGGCCTTCTGTCTGATGTTACTCGCATATTTAGAGAAAACGGTCTTTCAGTCACCAGAGCTGAGGTTACTACCAGGGGTTCCCAAGCTGTAAATGTTTTCTATGTCATTGATACATCAGGAAATCCTGTGAAGAGCGAAACAATTGAAGCAGTTCGTCAAGAGATTGGTCAGACTATACTACATGTGAAGGATATAGCGTACTCTAAATCTCCACCCCAGGAGAGTGGAAGATTCTCCCTGGGTTATCTCTTCCGAAGTAGGTCAGAGAAGTTCCTCTACAACTTGGGTTTGATTAAGTCACGTTCGTGAGTAGTTCACTTGGGAGAGTGGAAGATTCTCCCTGGTTTAGTTTGCCTTACTCACAGAGTGTGCTTCAGAATCTCATTGCAAAAACATTTAGGTTAGTTAGAGTCAGTCAGGCCAC contains:
- the LOC123215108 gene encoding ACT domain-containing protein ACR4-like; translation: MDCWTSSVSVDDEFEKLVLRVNPPRVTVDNTSSREATLIKVDSANKRGSLLEVVQVLNDMNLIIRRAYISSDGEWFMDVFHVTDQHGNKLSEDVVAERIQQSLGRRARSFRSLRRSVGVQAAPEHTTIELTGRDRPGLLSEVFAVLADLKCNVVAAEVWTHNSRMASVVYITSEATGLPIDDLDTLAKIKQLLLYVLKGDRDKQSANTAVSVGSTHKERRLHQMLYADRDYDMNDTSGSARERCKPLVTVENVSDKGYTVVNLRCPDRPKLLFDTVCTLTDMQYVVYHATVIAEGPEASQEYYIRHMDGNPISSEAERQRVVNCLEAAIKRRASEGISLELCCEDRVGLLSDVTRIFRENGLSVTRAEVTTRGSQAVNVFYVIDTSGNPVKSETIEAVRQEIGQTILHVKDIAYSKSPPQESGRFSLGYLFRSRSEKFLYNLGLIKSRS